GGCTATCTTAATGATGGCAGATTCTATAGAGGCAGCATCAAAAAGTTTAAAGAACCCTACTTTTTTAATTATTGATGAGTTTGTCAATAAGATTATAAGCGGACAGATGAATGCGAATCAGTTTCTAAATGCGAACATAACATTTAAAGAAATTGAAGCCATAAAGAAGGTAATGAAGCAAAAACTAACAAATATTTATCATCTAAGAGTCGAGTATCCAGAGTAGTAGAAAATAGATGAAAAAAAAGTAAAAAAAAAGTTGCGATATCGTATTCTAAAAAGTACATTTGCAACCGCATTTTTAATGTGTGATAATTGAAATTACTGGAGAGGTGCCTGAGTGGCCGAAAGGAACGGTTTGCTAAATCGTCGTACATCAAAAGTGTACCCAGGGTTCGAATCCCTGTCTCTCCGCTTTTTTTTATTATCGATAGAGATAGTGTTAAAACTTTCTCGGGGTGTAGCGTAGCCCGGTTATCGCGCCGCGTTTGGGACGCGGAGGTCGCAGGTTCGAATCCTGCCACCCCGACCAAAACCTAGAAATAGGTCCTAATGAATAACACTGATGATCTTTTGATTGTCAGTGTTTTTTGTTTTTAGGTATATTCTCGACTCTAATAAGTAAATGATGGATCAAGGATCAAGCCTAATTGTGGATCAAGGAATATTCTTGGGGAGTGACATAAATTAGGCATATAATTTTGTTAGTCTAAACAAGAAAAACTTAACATCTCTTACGCCTCTAAACATCGTCCTGAACTCTTTAATTTTAGCATTAAAGGATTCCGCGGAAGCATTGGTGCTCCTGTTATTAAAATAGTTCAAAATCGGTTTGTAATGCATTTGTATAGATCTTGCAATAGTGTTGAACGACTTAAAATTTGAGTTTTCTACTTCGTTATGGATCAAGCCTAATTGTTGTGTTTATGCAAATATTTTAGGAATCAAGACCAATTGATCCGTAAAAATTAATCTAATTGTTTTTCTTCTTTCAAAAAGTTTTTAGTGTGTAGTTTTTTGGCCCTCTTTTTTATCGCGAATACAATTTTAAATACGCTAATTATTTTATAAGTCAAAACTTTTAAAATCAACCATTTTTCAGCTCTCATTCTTTCAATTTAAACAGACCAAATTAATAGGGGTCAAACGTAAAACTTGGGGAGAAACTTTATCTTTGACAAAAAAGTGTTTAGATTTTGGATATAGAATTAGTGCGGTATTTGTTGCCGGAAGGCGTATTGGATTACTTTGAAATTGTAAGCCATCAATCATCAGAAGGTAAGGTTCATTTTTACTTAGAAGAAAAGAACGTGCTACCCAAAGAGCACCAAACAGAATTAGCCCATTCCAAAGGCTTCTTACCGGAGATAACAGTTGAGGACTTCCCTCTAAGAGGTAAATCGGTACTGCTCCATATAAAGCGTAGGCGCTGGACTCTTATGGATACGGGAAAAATTATAAAAAGAGATTGGGGTTTAATAGCTAAAGGCACTCGGATAACCAGCGAATTTGCCTCTTTTTTAAAAGGTATCGCTTGACAATCATGCCGTAAGCGCTAAACGGTTTGGCGACTATTATAAAATTAATGGCAAAGCCCTACAGTATCACTACAAAAACCATCTTAGCGACTTCAAGGATTGGCCCCAAAAGGAACATTCACAAAAGTGGTTGCTCTTTGG
This genomic stretch from Cellulophaga algicola DSM 14237 harbors:
- a CDS encoding ISAon1 family transposase N-terminal region protein, producing MDIELVRYLLPEGVLDYFEIVSHQSSEGKVHFYLEEKNVLPKEHQTELAHSKGFLPEITVEDFPLRGKSVLLHIKRRRWTLMDTGKIIKRDWGLIAKGTRITSEFASFLKGIA